Below is a window of Pseudomonas monteilii DNA.
CAGCGGCAGGCTGTCGAGCAGCACCAGGTGCGTCGGCACCATGTGGTCCGGCAGGTGCTGGCTGGCATGGCGCTTGACCGCCTCGCGCAGGGCCGTGGCCGCTGCGGCATCGCCACTGGCCTGTGGGCACACCAGGTAGCCGACCAGTTGCTTGCCGCCCGTCATGTCCAGAGCCGCGACCACCGCCTGCTCGACCTCGGCATGGGCCTGCAGGCAGCTCTCGATCTCGCCCAGCTCGATGCGGAAGCCACGGATCTTCACCTGGTGGTCGGCACGCCCGACGTACTCCACCGCCCCATCGGCGCACGCCCGCACCAGGTCACCGGTGCGGTACAGGCGCCCACCGTGCGGGTCGAACGGGTCGGCCACGAAGCGTTCGGCGCTCAGCCCCGGACGGTCGTGGTAACCGTCGGCCACGCCCGCGCCGCCGATGTACAGCTCACCGATGCCGCCCTGGGGCAGCAACGCCAGATCCTCGTCGAGAATGTAGGCGGTGCGGGCACCGATCACCTGCCCGATGGGCACGCTGCCGGCCTGTGCCGGCAACGACGCAGGGACCGGGTAGGCCAGCGGCATGACCACGGTTTCGGTCGGGCCGTAGGCGTTGAAGAGGTGCGCCGGGGTGAACGCCTGGCGCAGGCGCTGCACGTGCTCGCCGGTCAGCGCTTCGCCACCGGTGATCACCAGGCGCACCGGCAGCTGCTCGCCACGGGCGGCCAGCCAGTGGGCCAGTTGGCTGCCGTAGCTGGGGGTGAAGCCCAGGATGGACACCTGCTGTTCGCGCACCAGCGCGCAGATGGCCTCGGCATCCCATTGGCCCTGGGCCCGCACCACCACCCGCGCGCCGCACAGCAGCGGGGTCAGCAGGCGCTCGGTGGCGGCGTCGAAGTTGATCGAATAGAAATGCAGCTCGCAATCCTCGGCCTGCATACCGAACGCCTTGATCACCGCCTGGCAATGCAGGGCGATCTGCCCGTGGCTGACCACCACGCCCTTGGGCTGGCCGGTCGAGCCGGAGGTGTAGATCAGGTAGGCCGAGTGGGCGGGGTCGCTGAGGTCGTGCGGTGCGCCGTCCGGGTACTCGGCCAGGGCGGCGCGGTCATCCTCCAGGCTCCAGCGCGCGACGCCCTCAGGCAGCGCGCCAAGGGCGTCGAACAGTGCTCGCTGGCTGAGCAGCAGGCCGATGCGGCTGTCCTCGATCATGTAGCGCAGGCGGTCGAGCGGGTACTCCGGGTCCAGCGGCACGTAGGCGCCGCCGGCCTTGAGGATCGCCAGCAGGCCGACCACCATCTCCAGCGAGCGCTCCAGCGCCAGCCCTACCCGCACCTGCGGGCCGACGCCATGGGCGCGCAGCGCATGGGCCAGACGGTTGGCCTGGCGGTCCAGCTCGGCGTAGGTCAGGTGCTGGCCGGCGTAGGTCAGGACACGGGCCTCGGGGGTGCGCGCGGCCTGGGCGGCGAACAGCCCGTGCACGGTGTGGCGGGCAGCGTCAGGCTGCTCGCCGCGCAGCCCCTCGATCAGCCCTTGGCGCTCGGCAGGGTCCAGCAGTGGCAGCTCGCACAGACGCTGCTGCGGGTCGTCCAGCAGCCCGGTCAGCAGGCGCTGCCAATGCTGCGCCAGGCGCGCGATGCGCGGTTCGTCGAAGAGGTCCTGGCTGTAGGTCAGGCAGCAGCCGAGGCGACCGTCGAGGTCGGTGACCTCCAGGTACAGGTCGAACTTGGTCGCGTGGGCGTCGTTGACCAGGTAGTCCACCTCCAGGCCCGCCAGCGTCCGGCGTTGCTGGAAGGCCCAGCGCTGCACGTTGCACATCACCTGGAACAGCGGGTTGTAGGCGCTGCTGCGTGGGGGTTGCAAGGCCTCGACCAGGTGGTCGAACGGCAGGTCCTGGTGCGACTGGCCTTCGATGACGCGCTGGCGCACCTGCTCCAGCAACGCCTCGCCCGGCATCTGCCCATCCAGCTCGCAGCGCAGCACCTGGGTGTTGAGGAAGGCCCCGATCAGGCCCTCGCTTTCCGGGCGAATCCGGTTGGCCACCGGCACGCCGATGCGCAGGTCGCGTTGGCCGCTGTGGCGGTGCAGCACCGCCGCCAAGGTCGCGGTCACGGTCATGAACAACGTCAGCCCGCGGGCCTGGTCGAAGGCATGCACCCGCTCGGCCAGGGCCGGGTCGAGGTCGAAGCGGTACAGGGCCCCTTGATGACTCTGTACGGCCGGACGTGGGCGGTCGGCCGGCAGCTCGAGCACCGGATGCTCGTCGCCCAGGCGCGCCTGCCAGTACGCCCGTTGCCGCGCGCCCTCGCCGCCTTCGAGCCACTGACGTTGCCAGACGCTGTAGTCCAGGTACTGCACCGGCAAGGGCGCCAGGGGTGAATCGCGATCGTCGACGAAGGCTTCGTACAGATCGCCCAGCTCACGGGCGAAAATGTCCATGGCCCAGCCTTCGGTGACGATGTGGTGCAAGGTCAGCACGAAGTAGTGTTCGTGGGTTTCAGCCTTGACCAGGCAGGCGCGCAGCAGCGGGCCTTGTTCGAGGTCGAAGGGCTGATGCGCCTGGGTCTCGGCCAGGGCGTGCAGGCGCTGCTCGCGCTGCGCAGGGTCATGCGCGCTGAGGTCGCACCAGTCCAGCTGCAGCGGGCTGTCCGGCGCCACGCACTGGGACGGTACGCCGTCGAGGCTGGGGAAAGTGGTGCGCAGGGTCTCGTGCCGCACGATCAGCGCCTGCAAGGCGCGCTCGAAAGCCTCGACGTGCAGCGTGCCACGCAGCCGCGCCATGCCGCCGACGTTGTAGGCCGGGCTGTCCGGCGCCATCTGCCAGAGGAACCACATGCGCTGCTGGGAATACGACAGCGGCACGGCCTGGCGCCGGTCGATCCGGGCGATTTCGCCTTGCAGGTCATGCCGGCCCTGCTCGCTCAGCGCGTCGATCTCGGCGCAGAAGGCTTCCAGTTCACTGGCTTCGAACAATACCTTGAGCGGCAGGTCGACGTTGCAGGCCTGGCGGCAGCGCGAGACGATCTGGGTGGCCAGCAGCGAATGACCGCCCAAGGCGAAGAAGTCGTCGCGCAGGCCGACCTGGGCCACACCCAGCACCTCGCGCCAGATCGCCGCCACCTGCCGTTGCACAGGCGTGTGCGGCTCGATGTGCTCACGCTGCTGCCAGACCGGCGCCGGCAGCGCCTTGTGATCGAGCTTGCCGCTGGGGCCCAGGGGCATCCGTGCCAGGTGGATCAATTGCGCCGGCACCAGGTAGGCCGGCAGGCGCTCGCTCAGGGCGGCGAGTAGGGCCGCGTCGCGTGGCTCGCCGCAGTAGTAGCCGACCAGTTGCGCGCCTACACGGTCCTGATGCACCCGCACCACCGCCTGTTCGACGCCCTCACAGGCCAGCAGGCAGGCCTGGACCTCTTCGGGCTCGACGCGGAAGCCGCGCACCTTGACCTGCTGGTCCAGGCGTCCGAGGTAATCGAGGGCCTGAAGGTCGAACCGCCAACGCGCGCGGTCGCCGCTGCGGTACAGGCGCTGGCCATCCCCGTCGGGCTGGGGCACGAAACGTTCGGCGGTCAAACCTGGACGGCCCAGGTAGCCCCGCGCCAGCCCTGCGCCGCCCAGGTACAGCTCACCCGGTACGCCAGGCAGGCTGGCCTCCAGTTCGGTGTCGAGTACCCGGCACAGCACGTTGTCCAACGGCCGGCCGATCGGCGAGCGGTCGCCGTCGATGGCCTGGCAGTGCCAGTGGGTGACGTTGATCGCGGTTTCGGTCGGGCCGTAGCGATTGTGCAGTTCGACCTGCGGCAAGACCTCCAAGACACGGTCGCGCAGTCTCGCCGACAGCGCTTCGCCACCGGAGAACACCCGCCGCAGGCTGGTGCAGCCCGCCGCCAATGGCTCCTGCACGAACACCTGCAACAGCGGCGGCACGAAGTGCAAGGTGGTCACGCCATGGGCCTGCACCCGCTCGGCGATGCGCCGGGGATCGCGGTGCTCACCGGGCCCGGCCAGCACCAGGCTGGCGCCGGTGACCAGGGGCCAGAAGCACTCCCACACCGACACGTCGAAGCTGATCGGCGCCTTCTGCATCAGCACGTCGCTGGCGTCCAGCCCATAGCGGCCCTGCATCCAGTGCAAGCGCTCGGCCAGCGCCCCGTGCGTGTTGCCCACGCCCTTGGGCTGGCCAGTGGAGCCGGAGGTGTAGATCACGTAGGCCAGGTGATCGCCGTCCAGGTGCAGCCCGGGCGCCTGGCTTGGCCAGCGGTCCAGGTGCAGTTGGTCGAGGGCGATGACGCTGACCCCTTCGGCGCGGGGCAGGCGGTCGAGGCGCTCGCTGTGGCTGAGCAGCAGGCTGGCGCCGCAGTCGGCCAGCATGTAGCTCAGGCGTTCGGCGGGGTAATCGACGTCCAGCGGCACATAGGCACCGCCGGCCTTGAGGATGGCCAGCAGGCCGATCAACAGCTGCGGCGAGCGCTCCAGGCAGATCGCCACGCGGGTCTCGGGGCCGACGCCCTTGTCGCGCAGGTAATGCGCCAGGCGGTTGGCCTGCTGGTGCAGGCTGGCGTAGTCGAGCTGGCCGCCGTCCCAGATCAACGCGGTGTGCGTCGGGGTGGCCCGGGCCTGGTCGTTGAGCTGCTCGACCAGCCACCGAGCGGGCGCCGGCCTGGGGGCCTCGCCCCACTGACGCAGGCGCTGGCTGTCGTCCGCCGTGTGCAGGGGCACCTTGCTCAGCGCGCACTCGGGGTGCCGGGTCACATGGTCGAGCAGCGCCAGCAGATGGCGCGACAGGCGCTCGACGGTCTCGCCGTCGAAGCGTTCGCTGGCGTAGTCGAAGGCTAGGGTCAGGCGACCTTGCGGGTCTTCTTCGCTGTGCAGCTGCAGGTCGACCTTGGCTTCGCGGCTGTGCCACGGCAGCTCCTCGGCGAGCAGACCGGGCAGGCGACGCAGGGCCGACAGGTCGCGCTGCTGGTGGTTGAACATCACCTGGAACAGGCCGTGTTCGCGGGCGTCGGGCAGCGCCTCGAGGACCTGTTCGAAGGGCAGGTCCTGATGCGCCTGGGCTTCCAGCGTGGCCTGGCGTACCTGGGCCAGCAGCTGCACGAAGGTCTGGCGCGGCCCAGGGGTGGCACGCAGCACCTGGGTGTTGATGAAGAAGCCGACCAAGCCCTGGCTGTCCAGACGCGACCGGTTGGCATTGGGCACGCCGACGCGGATGTCGGTCTGGCCCGTATAGCGGTGCAACAGTCCCTGCCAGGCGGCCAGCAGAACCATGAACACACTGACCTGCTGCTGACGGGCCAGATCGCGCACGGCATTGGCCAGCGCCGCGGGCACCTTGACCTGCAGGCGGGCGGCGCTGTGCTGGATCTGGCGGGTGCGTGGGTGGTCGGCGCACAGGTCCAGTACCGGCAGGTCGTCCCCCAGCTGGCCGATCCAGTAGTCGCGCTGGCGCGTCGCTTCACCGGCGGCCAGCCAGTGGCGCTGCCGTTGGCCATGGTCGGCGTATCCGATCGGCAAGGCGTCCAGGGTCAGCGTTTGCCCGTGGACGTGGGCGGCATACAGGCGGGCGAACTCGTCCAGCAGGATGTTCAGCGACCAGCCGTCGGCGATGATGTGGTGCAGGGTCACCCACAGCTGGTGTTCGTCATCGGCCAGCCGCGCCAGGGTCACGCGCAGCAGCGGCCCCTGGCGCAGGTCGAAGGGGCGAACGGCCTCCTGCTCGCGCTGGGCGATCACGTCGCCAGGCGCGAGGCCTTCGAGGTCACGGTGCTCGAGTGTGAAGATCTGTTGAGGCAAGACCGTCTGTACCGCTTGGCCCTCGACCTCGTCGAAGCGTGTGCGCAGTGCTTCGTGTCGCGCCACCAGGGCCTGGAAGCTGGCACGCAGCGCCGCATCGTCCAACTCGCCTCGCAGGTGCAACCCGGCGGGGATATTGTAGGCCGCCGACTGGGGTTCCAGTTGCCAGAGCAACCACAGGCGATTCTGCGCCAGCGACTGGGGCATTGGCCCGGCACGGTCGAGTCGCTCGATGCCGTCGGCCAGCGTGACGCCCGGCTGACGCGCCGCTTCCACCGCAGCGGTGTAGGCCGTCAGCGTCGGGTGCTCGAACAGGGCCCGCACGCCCAGGCCGGTGCCCAGCGTCTCGTCGACACGCGCGGCGACCTGGGTGGCAAGAATGGAGTTGCCGCCCAGCAACAGGAAGTGATCGTCGGCGCCGACCGTGTCGAGGCCGAGCACGTCGCACCAGATGTGGGCGATGCGCGCCTGCAGGTCATCGAGGGCAGCCTCGGCGGTGTCGGCCTTCACGTCAGCCGGGAAGCGCGCATAGCTGTCCAGGCTGCCCTCCTCCAGGCGCTGACGGCAGGCCGAGCGCTGCAGCTTGCCGCTGGAGGTCTTTGGCAGCGCGCCGGGGTTGAGCAGCAGGACCACGGCCGGCGCCTGGTGGCACACCTCGGCGATGGTCTGGCGCACGGCCTGGATCAGCGTGGCGGGCGGCTGCGTCTTCTGGACGCCGCGACCGATCTCCACCGCGACGCCGATGCCCTCCTCGCCCCGGTCGTCGACCGCGAACACCGCGACCCGCCCCTTGCGCAGCCCCGCGACCTCGCGCTCCAGAGCCTGCTCCAGGTCCTGGGGGTAGAGGTTCTGGCCGCGGACGATCAGCATGTCCTTGAGACGTCCGGTGACGAACAGCTGCCCGTCGCGCTGGAAACCCAAGTCGCCGGTGCGCAGCCAGGTCTGCCCGTCGCGCTCGATGAAGGTCTTGGCGGTGGCTTCAGGGTTGCGCCAGTAGCCCAGGGCGATGCTCGGGCCAGTGGCCCAGATTTCACCCACGTGGTTGTCTGGCAGGCCGGTCAAGGTGCCGGGGTCGACGATCTGCACCGCATGCCTGGGCTGGCTGTAGCCGCAGCTCATCAGCACGCTGCCCTCGCCCGGTTCGACGCGGTGGGCGGCAAGCGCCTGGGCGTCCAGCGACAGCGCGGGAATGCCTTGACCGCGGCGGCTGCCGCTGACGAACAGGGTCGCTTCGGCCAGACCATAGCTGGCGAAGAACTGCTCGGGCCTGAAGCCGCAGGCGCGGAAGGTCTCGGCGAAGGTCGCCAGGCTGTCCTGGCGGATCGGCTCGGAGCCGGAGTAGGCCACGCGCCAGCGGCTCAGGTCGAGCCCGGCCAGGGCGGCCTCGCTGATCCGTTCGCTGCACAGCCGGTAGGCGAAGTCCGGGCCGCCGCTGATGGTGCCGCCGTGGTCGCTGATCGCCTGCAACCAGCGCAGGGGCCGGGCGAGGAAGTACCCCGGCGCCATCAGCACACAGGGCACGCCGCTGAAGATGGGCTGCAGCAGCCCGCCGATCAGCCCCATGTCGTGGTACAGCGGCAGCCAGCTGACGATCACGTCGTCGGGGTTCAGGTCGATGCCGAAGCCCCGGCGAATCAACTGCTCGTTGGCCACCAGGTTGCCGTGGCTGACCTGCACGCCCTTGGGCAAGGCCGTGGAACCCGAGGTGTATTGCAGAAAGGCGATGTCGTGCGCCTGCAGCGTGGGCGCTTGCCACGTGTCGGCCAGGGCCGAGGCCAGGCCATCGACAGCCAGCAGCCCAGGCGCCCCTGCGCCACCCAGGGCGTCCAGGCCTTGCAGCGTGTCACCCAAGGCTGCAACGGTCAGCAGCAGGCGTGGTTCGGCATCGTCGATGATCGACAGCAGGCGTGCCTGATGGTGCGCGCGGCTGGACTCCGGTGGATAGGCCGGCACCGCGATCACGCCGGCATACAGGCAGCCGAAGAACGCCGCCACATAGTCCGGCCCGCTGGGGAACAGCAGCACGGCACGGTCACCGAACGCCGCCTGGGCCTGCAAGGCCGCCGCGATGGTGCGGGCGCGCGTATCGAGATCACGGTAGCTGAGCACGGCCTGGGCGCCCGGTTCGTCCGCCAGGAAGCGCAGCGCGACGCGGTCCGGGGTCTGCGCAGCGCGCGTTTGCAAGGCCTGGACCAGCGTGAGCGGGAGTTCGAAGGCGTCCGTCATGGGGTTTCCTGCCATGTCTGGGTAATCGGTGGCGAGCGCCCGCCTCGCGAGCAGGCGCAAGTGTCGGGGGACCGGGATGTACACAAAGGACGGATGGACAGGTGAAAAATTAAGGGGCAGGCGACGCGGTCGGTAAGCCTTGCCGGCTTTCTTCATAGGGGTGGTATATCTAACTGAGTGCATCAGATATCGAGGCTTTTCCTACAGAAGAACGCATCACGCCGTCAGCCCTTTCTGGCGTGGACGTACGACGCGACTGCATCCCCATTAGGAAATTGCGCGAAACAAAGTCTTTTTCTCAATTGACAATCATTATCATTCTGAATAACTTGTCGCTCGTCGCAGGGACCTCGACCACCCGAAGGCCTCTTTCTCCTTTCGAAACCAGGTGATTTCCATGGCGGAACAACTCTCCACAGGCAAGTGCGATTCACCGTTGCTACAAGCATTCGTCGACAACCGCAACGTGCTGGTGAAGATCGCCGCACGCATCACCGGTTGCCGCTCGCGTGCCGAAGACGTGGTGCAGGATGCATTCTTCCGCCTGACCAATGCCCCGCAGATCACCTCCTCGTTCAAGGCTCAGCTGAGCTACCTGTTCCAGATCGTGCGCAACCTGGCCATCGACCACTACCGCAAGCAGTCGATGGAGCAGAAGTATTCCGGGCCTGAAGAAGAAGGCATGAACGTGGTGGTGCAAAGCGCCACGCCGGAGACCAGCCACATCAACTTCGCCACCCTCGAGCACATCGCCGAGGCACTGGACGAGTTGCCCAAGCGCACCCGGTACGCCTTCGAGATGTACCGCCTGCATGGGGTGCCGCAGAAGGACATCGCCAAGGAGCTGGGCGTATCGCCGACCCTGGTGAACTTCATGATCCGCGACGCGCTGGTGCATTGCCGCAAGACGGCCAGTCGGCAGGGGTGAAGGTGTCGGCCCATTCATAGAGCAGGGCCATGGGCGTTTCTGGGCAGGGCCCGTGTCGATGGGGTTTAGTCTGAGAGGCAGGCGGTGGTCGATCGGGCCCTATCGCGGGCAAGCCCGCTCCCACAGGCTGCTTGCGCAGCCATGACTAAGCCGACGGCTGCAGAGGTCTGGGTGGGAGCTGGCTTGCCAGCGATAGGGCCCTGCCAGGCGCCGCCTGTGTCGCGGGTAAGCCCACACATCAGCCCAAGTCGCCCCTGCAAGATACCCCCGTCATTGGGCTTGATTCATCAAACTGTGGGCCTGCCGGCGACAGGGCCTCTCGGCCACCCCTATGGCCTCAGGCTGCCGAGCCTGCACACCCCCTCCAGTACCCAACGAACCGCCCTCCTCCCGCTTCACATCCCTCTGAACCCCTCGAAGAACGCCTCGCGTCCCACCTTCATCAGCGCCGCCCGCTTGTGCGGGAAATCGAAAGTCTTTTCGCGGTAGAACCCTTGCGTCTGCAGATAACCGATCATCTTGTCATTGTCGGCGCGCGGCTCGGCCACCACGTGTTGCGTGCGTGGATCGTCGAGGAACAGATAGTGCGTCAGGGCCGACAGCCAGCTGGCCACCTTGTGCGGCCCGCGGTGGATCTCTTCGCCCACCAGCATGTGCACGCCCCGGTCGTAGTCGTCGACCGCGTAGAACGGCGCGATGCGGTCTTCCTTGGCCCAGTAGGCCTCGAAATAGGCGAAGGGCTGATCGTCGAAGCAACCGATCAGGGTCACGGTGTGGGGATCGTCTTCCAGTCGCGACAGGTAATCGCGGTGCTGCGCCAGGCTGCCGCCCTCTTCCCAGAAGTGCAGCACCCGGGGGTTGTTCTGCCAGCGGTTGAAACGCTCCAGGTCATGGTCGAGCGACAGCGTGCGCAGCGACACCCAGGCCCCGATGCGGGGATCGAAGCGGCGGTACACCTCGCCCTGGGGCTTGGGCGGGCGTCGTGGGTGGCGCTTGCCGGCGGTGATCTGCATCTGTTGCGGATAGACGCGCGCAACGGTGTCGCCCAGCCAAGGCTGGGGCAATTGCCAGAACAGCGTGCGCTCGCAGCGGTAGCGGTCGGGGTTCACGTCACGTACCAACAGGCCGCTGGCCAAGGCCTCGACCGGCACCTGGGGCAGCGTCCAGAGCAGCCGCTGGCAGGCCGGATGGCGTGCCAGCAGCCAGTAACAGGCGGCCCACAGCGCCTGCTCGGCGCGGTGGGTGTCGTGCTCCTGGCACTGGACCTCGAGCTGCGCGCCGGTGCCTGCCAGACGCACGACGATCAAGGGCTGGCCCTCCAGCACTAGGTCCAGGCGGCCTGGGGCTTCTTCGGCATGCAGATTGCGCCAGCGTGGCAAGGAGAGGGTCTGGGGTCGGCTATCGAACGGCATGGCGGAAGCTCGCGGCAAGATGAGGGCACATAGGGCAAGTAACGTTGCCGGGGCAGGAGAAATTAGCCCAGGCGCCAGCAGGACGGGCGAGCCCAGGCGAAAACCGCGCGATGCCGGTTCATGCCCAGGCACGCCGGGCCGACGCTCGACGCTGCGGGTTCGTCGCCTGGATGCGCTCTACAGCCGCGTCGCCACACGCACCTGGTACGGCGCGAAGATCCGTTCCAGCTCGCCGCTGGCGCGCAGGCGCTCCATCAGTTGTGCGAAGGCCTGCGCGCTGATCGGGGCCTCGGGACGCAGCAGGGCGTAATGACGGTAGGTCTGGTCGACGCGCTCGGACGCCATCAGGCGCTCGGCCTGATCGGGGTGGCGCAGCAGGAAATCGTTGAAATACGAGCGGGTCACCAGGGCGATGTCGGCGCGCCCACGTTCGAGCATGTACAGGTTGCTGTCATGGGAGTAGGTCAGGGTGGCGCCGTAGGTCTGCTGCAGAAAGCGCGTGTCGGCGTTGAAGCTGGCGAAGGCATAGTGATAACCGTGGAACAGCGCCAGGTGCTTGCCGCGCAGGTCGTCGAAGAAGCGTTGATCGCGCCCGGCCTTGCGCGCGGCGACGAAGATCTCGGCGTCCTCCAGGCCCAGGTCCACGGCGCTGTGCGCCACCTTCTGCCAGCCCCAGGCGGGGTTTTCGAAGATGGCCATGTCAGTACGTCCCTGCTCCAGGTCGGCGAAGCGCCGGGGCACCGAAGTCGGCACCAGGACGAAGTGATACACCGGCTGCGCCTGGTTCAGTGCCTGGGCCAATTGCGCCAGCAAGCCAACCTTTACGTTTTGTTCGGGTCGTATCGTGTACGGCGGAAAATGTGTCGCTCCGATCCTGACTTCGATGGCCTCGGCGGCCATCAGCGATGTGGAATGCACCAGCCCGGCGAATACCGTCAGGCAGGTCAAGGACAGCAGGCGTATGAATCGGGGCACGACCAGGCGCTCGTTACGAATTCTGAAAGAAATGGCCTTGGCCACATGATGGGCCCGCTCGCGTCGCTTCAGGGCTGAGCAATCGGGCAACGGCAAAAATGCCACGAAATGGCGTCGGCTGCTACAGCAGCTACGCTTGGGCCACGTCTTGCAAGGGAGCCTCGCCATGGGCCATTGGCTGGTGATCGACCTGGAAGCCACCACCGACGAGGGTGGTTGGCCGATCACGGACATGGAAATCATCGAAATCGGCGCCAGCCTGGTGAACCGGGAAGGTCGTGAAGTCGACCATTTCCAGCGGTTCGTACGACCGCGGCGGCGTCCGCAGTTGACCACCTTCTGCCGTCACCTGACCCACATCGGCCAGGCCAGCATCGACACGGCAGAATCGTTCGTGCAGGTGTGGCTGCAGTTCGAGCGCTGGCTGGTGCACCATCAGCCGCGTCTCGAGGGCTGGGTCAGCTGGGGCGACTACGACCGTCGGCAACTGCTGCTGGAGTGGCAGGTGCATGGCGTGCAGAGCCTGCTGGCGGCCTTGCCACACGTCAACCTCAAGCAGCGCTTCGCCAAAGCCCGGCAATTGCAGCGGCCCACGGGCCTCAATGGCGCGTTGCACCTGGCGGGCCTGCAATTCACCGGGCAGCAGCATCGGGCCCTGGAAGACGCCCGCAACACGGCGCGCCTGTTGCCCCTGAGCCTGCCCTTGGCGCGGGCCTGAAAGCAGATGACGTCGCGTTGGGCCTTGGGCATACTGGCCGGCCTTCTCTCATAGCCTTCACGCAGGAGCCGCGCCATGTTCAAGGTCAACGAATACTTCGATGGAACCGTCAAGTCGATCGCCTTCACCAGTCAGGAAGGCCCGGCGACCTTGGGTGTGATGGCTCCGGGTGAATACGAGTTCGGCACCGCCAAGCGCGAGATCATGCACGTGGTGTCGGGCGCACTGACGGCGAAACTGCCGGGCAGCGACAGCTGGGAAACCTTCGAGAGCGGCAGCCAGTTCCAGGTGCCTGCCGACAGCAAGTTCCAGTTGAAGGTCGCCGTGGACACGGCGTACCTGTGCGAGTACCGCGACTGAGCGAGGGTGAGCCAGGCACAGCGCAGTGGCGCCTGAACGGGCGCCATCGCGGGCAAGCCCGCTCCCACAGGTACTTGTTTTCAAGCAGGCAGAAGCACAATGGCTCAGCCCTCTATGGGAGCAACTGTCTTTTTCTACTCGGTACATGCCCGACCGCATGGGATTATATGTGGGCCCTACGGTCCCAATCGCGGCACTGGGGCCGCTCCTACACCCGTAGTTACATCGCAGTAGTGCAGGCGATCGCGGTACTGTGGGAGCGGGCTTGCCCGCGATGACGTCGGCCCCGTCACCGCCATCGACGAGCGAGACACCCTTTCACGCCTGACCGCGCAAGAAAGCCCCCACCTGCTCCGCCGCCGACTGCACGTGCTGCTCATGGGTAAACCCGGACGCCTTCAACGGCTTGAGATCATGATCCCCCGTCGCCAACCAGCTCACCTGTATCGCGCAGGACAAGGCGTACCCCGCGACCGTTTCATGGTTGCCCAAGGCGTCGCGTGTGCCTTGTACGATCACGGTCGGCGTCCGTAGCGTCGCCAGGTGTTCGACCCGAGGCTTCTCCGGCTTGCCTGCTGCATGGAACGGATACCCCAGGCACACCAGCGCCTCGGCACCCGATTCGTCGGCCAGCAGACTGGCCATGCGCCCGCCCATGGACTTACCCCCTATCGCCACAGGCCCGGCCAAGTGGGCGCGCACCTGCGCCAGCACCTCGCGCCAGCGTTCGAGCAGGACCTTCTGCGGATTCGGCGGCCGTCGTTTGCCGTCCAGCCGCCGTTGCGCCATGTAGGGAAACTCGAACCTCACCACCCCCACGCCCAGCGCGGCCAGACGCCGTGCCATCGTCTCCATGAACGGGCTGTCCATGGGTGCACCGGCGCCGTGGGCAAGGATCAGGCAACCGATGCCCGGGGCTACTCGCTGGGGCGGATCGCAGTGCAGCCCTGGTACCTGCGCCAATGCCTTCCACGCCACCCGATCATCGTCCGTCACCTGTCGCTCACTCACCTGGATCTCCATCGCTGCTGACAGCCCCTTTGCCGACTGCGGCCAAGGCTCGAAGGCATAGGGTAACGTGTACGCTCGACGCGCGTTCGGCTTTCAAGGTGTGCCTCTCGGCGTCCACGCCTGGATCTGCCCGTTACCCGATCCACACCGCTCACCGAAGCGACCTTGATGCAGATCAAGATCGCCCGTCGCAGAGGCCCTAGACTGCGTTACCGCCGCTCTCTCCAGGACATTCCCATGCTCGACGACCTCCGTTGGGATCCAGACCTGATCCGTCGCTACGACATGGCCGGGCCTCGCTACACGTCCTACCCCACTGCCGTGCAGCTACGCGCCGACATCGGCTCGTTCGACCTGCTGCACGCCCTGCGCGACAGCCGCCGGGCGATGCG
It encodes the following:
- a CDS encoding RNA polymerase subunit sigma-70, with the protein product MAEQLSTGKCDSPLLQAFVDNRNVLVKIAARITGCRSRAEDVVQDAFFRLTNAPQITSSFKAQLSYLFQIVRNLAIDHYRKQSMEQKYSGPEEEGMNVVVQSATPETSHINFATLEHIAEALDELPKRTRYAFEMYRLHGVPQKDIAKELGVSPTLVNFMIRDALVHCRKTASRQG
- a CDS encoding acetyltransferase, which produces MPFDSRPQTLSLPRWRNLHAEEAPGRLDLVLEGQPLIVVRLAGTGAQLEVQCQEHDTHRAEQALWAACYWLLARHPACQRLLWTLPQVPVEALASGLLVRDVNPDRYRCERTLFWQLPQPWLGDTVARVYPQQMQITAGKRHPRRPPKPQGEVYRRFDPRIGAWVSLRTLSLDHDLERFNRWQNNPRVLHFWEEGGSLAQHRDYLSRLEDDPHTVTLIGCFDDQPFAYFEAYWAKEDRIAPFYAVDDYDRGVHMLVGEEIHRGPHKVASWLSALTHYLFLDDPRTQHVVAEPRADNDKMIGYLQTQGFYREKTFDFPHKRAALMKVGREAFFEGFRGM
- a CDS encoding amino acid ABC transporter substrate-binding protein, which translates into the protein MLSLTCLTVFAGLVHSTSLMAAEAIEVRIGATHFPPYTIRPEQNVKVGLLAQLAQALNQAQPVYHFVLVPTSVPRRFADLEQGRTDMAIFENPAWGWQKVAHSAVDLGLEDAEIFVAARKAGRDQRFFDDLRGKHLALFHGYHYAFASFNADTRFLQQTYGATLTYSHDSNLYMLERGRADIALVTRSYFNDFLLRHPDQAERLMASERVDQTYRHYALLRPEAPISAQAFAQLMERLRASGELERIFAPYQVRVATRL
- a CDS encoding exonuclease, which gives rise to MGHWLVIDLEATTDEGGWPITDMEIIEIGASLVNREGREVDHFQRFVRPRRRPQLTTFCRHLTHIGQASIDTAESFVQVWLQFERWLVHHQPRLEGWVSWGDYDRRQLLLEWQVHGVQSLLAALPHVNLKQRFAKARQLQRPTGLNGALHLAGLQFTGQQHRALEDARNTARLLPLSLPLARA
- a CDS encoding alpha/beta hydrolase — protein: MEIQVSERQVTDDDRVAWKALAQVPGLHCDPPQRVAPGIGCLILAHGAGAPMDSPFMETMARRLAALGVGVVRFEFPYMAQRRLDGKRRPPNPQKVLLERWREVLAQVRAHLAGPVAIGGKSMGGRMASLLADESGAEALVCLGYPFHAAGKPEKPRVEHLATLRTPTVIVQGTRDALGNHETVAGYALSCAIQVSWLATGDHDLKPLKASGFTHEQHVQSAAEQVGAFLRGQA